aaataaaacgcatcctactgaaattgcagagttgattgagttaacacatatatgtatggaacaaaattattttagatttaataatgattactaccagcaaaatgaagggctagctatgggatcacctttgagtcccttaatggctgacatatttatggatgactttgaaaataaaatattgttaaaaataatcacattttatattactatcgatatgtagacgatataattatatgctggactggaacggacagacaattggatgtctttgtagataaattaaacaatttgcacccaaaaattaaatttaaattagaaatagaacagaataattctttaaatttccttgatgtaacaatcactagagttaataatagacatcactttgggatttatcgtaagccaacatatacagatataaccataccagcttcatcttgtcatccatggcaacataaattagcagctttccatagttatgttcatagactgatgtccattcctctaactagggatcagtataacaaggaattaaatataatatatcgcatggccatttcgaatggatacaacccgaatattgtgaatagaataatcaataagaaacaattggtgttgattagaaaagaactttatggaattccattagaaaaacctaaaaaatttaaagctagtctaacatactttggtccagtatcggaacgtattgcaaaaaacacttagaaagcatgatataaatgtggctttcagaacaaataactctcttaaaaatatttgcaatggtaaagataaactagaaaagcaacataaatcgggagtatataaattgcaatgttctgatgtaatgcaacatatattggtcaaaccggtcggaattttgatacacgttacaaggaacacatatccgctgctcgaaatgaccgtccacgaaaggtcgcactttgcaaagcatctcctagatactggtcataagctggcagataatcatatgtatgacattttacacacttgcaataaaggcctacgactatgcgttttggaacaattagaaataataaaacataataagtcaggaattaccttattaaatgaacaaatagagttatcgaagtcaccactaataaaaatgtttgaatgcgatgcaagataaatcgcttatattatgagtatcttggcaacgcccacctcttgccccacctacttttttggtctataaaagacgaagcaaaggtcgaaaacgacactttgcaattgcacgttgtagagtcaacatctcctgagggatgctccggtttcggggtgaaacgtacgtagagagtattttgtcggacctgggtgacgttgtcgcatgggttcgccgaattttcgcggatgatagcaaaataaagaaatcattatataatcatgatgaacttccgcaaagtaacgcctgcttctatccaatatttaaaagaggttagcttaaccacgcaggcacgactctatataaaattaaccaaattacATCGACTTGCAGTCCAAAATGTTTGGTTTAATCaacaatgtaaacaattaaatttagtaccaaaatatattaatatttcaactaatatgcatagccgatcagccgatattgctattaaaaaagctcaaaaaatttggcttaatgaagaatcacgtagttggttcacaattagagataatttgaagctacatttaaaaatattgtattctgaactcacatacaaattacataacgtagaatttgatctgttagatagcaaagcaagggattttgcctcaatagaatgccacaaaaaatacattactcagcaaaagaaattacaattcttacaaactagttcctctagatcccaactagtaatagatgacaatgaagttactgacaacactgatcacgatttctatcctcgtgttaaaaatcttactgatacggttttttcaaagcatgagatgacacttttagagaaaggtttaaaattcaatatcccaactgtaaactctaaaaaatcgcttgaaacactagcagtagatacagaattagctataacacttcataagaaaggggacattgttaaaaatattatagcgcacgatatcaataacactcacactctcacaatacctaatcaggacatgaaaatattgaaatcgttacagagcactattgcacgagataatattgtaatttctaaagctgataaaggtaatacagttataataatgaaacgggacgagtatgtggataaagtaaaagatatacttcttggagacgaattccatcaattatcaacagatccaactaaaaagtttgctgcaatagttagactagctataaataaatcagaatttatattccccaaatgtacatctaaacaaaaggctattgtaatgaacactcatgccccacttttgtatggcttacctaaaattcacaaggataacattccaatgcgtccagttgtctcctatattggagcgccagcatatgaactagcaaagcaattaaataatataattaaactaaaaacctcttttcggccagtatttgcacttaaaaacactgttgaactagtcaccaaaatcaaggatatagatttacctaactgttgtaaattaatatcattagatgtcgatagcttatttactaatgttccagtaaacgaaacactggacattttaaataaattgttagaaataaataaaacgcatcctactgaaattgcagagttgattgagttaacacatatatgtatggaacaaaattattttagatttaataatgattactaccagcaaaatgaagggctagctatgggatcacctttgagtcccttaatggctgacatatttatggatgactttgaaaataaaaatattgttaaaaataatcacattttatattactatcgatatgtagacgatataattatatgctggactggaacggacagacaattggatgtctttgtagataaattaaacaatttgcacccaaaaattaaatttaaattagaaatagaacagaataattctttaaatttccttgatgtaacaatcactagagttaataatagacatcactttgggatttatcgtaagccaacatatacagatataaccataccagcttcatcttgtcatccatggcaacataaattagcagctttccatagttatgttcatagactgatgtccattcctctaactagggatcagtataacaaggaattaaatataatatatcgcatggccatttcgaatggatacaacccgaatattgtgaatagaataatcaataagaaacaattggtgttgattagaaaagaactttatggaattccattagaaaaacctaaaaaatttaaagctagtctaacatactttggtccaatatcggaacgtattgcaaaaacacttagaaagcatgatataaatgtggctttcagaacaaataactctcttaaaaatatttgcaatggtaaagataaactagaaaagcaacataaatcgggagtatataaattgcaatgttctgaatgtaatgcaacatatattggtcaaaccggtcggaattttgatacacgttacaaggaacacatatccgctgctcgaaatgaccgtccacaaaggtcgcactttgcaaagcatctcctagatactggtcataagctggcagataatcatatgtatgacattttacacacttgcaataaaggcctacgactatgcgttttggaacaattagaaataataaaacataataagtcaggaattaccttattaaatgaacaaatagagttatcgaagtcaccactaataaaaatgtttgaatgcgatgcaagataaatcgcttatattatgagtatcttggcaacgcccacctcttgccccacctactttttggtctataaaagacgaagcaaaggtcgaaaacgacactttgcaattgcacgttgtagagtcaacatctcctgaggatgctccggtttcggggtgaaacgtacgtagagagtattttgtcggacctgggtgacgttgtcgcatgggttcgccgaattttcgcggatgatagcaaaataaagaaatcattatataatcatgatgaacttccgcaaagtaacgcctgcttctatccaatatttagatAGAGctgtgtttatatttttgtttttgtacatcaatagttttttcagcgcacgccatgtaaacgCGCCAATctctaattttttttgaaaatatagcctatagccttcctcgataaatgggctatctatcactgaaactatttttcaaatcggaccagtaccaCCTGGATCAGAccagtgtgtgaagtctgccaatccacattggggcagcgtggtgggcatatgaacccctctcattcttagaggagacagATTCagtgttttcaaaattttattatatagctgtttaaaacaaaagataGTAACATTTTTATCATAGACCCTTATTCAAACAAGTAGTTTTATCATCCTACCTTTGGTGATTTAGAGCTTTCACTCACAATGGTACTCcaactcaataaataaattatttcttgtgTGTTATGTACTTTTACCATTTTGCTATTTTCAGATTTGAAACACAGTGGGCAGCAAATTAAAAGTAAAGGAACACCAAGGAAATATCTTGTTAAAGGAAGAGGtacagtattatttatatagcacacatttttactgtattattttaaacacagAGATAAAACTATTGACACAGGAGTAGGTGTAAGGAAGGAACCTCTTGAAGACCCACTAATAATAATGGAATTTGcattgtagtttattttttatatgtttttgtgtgcaataaagcattataaataaataaaacaaacccaTAGAAACAGATAAAGCTAGTGATCTCTAACAACAATATAACAGGGGAAACAGGAGACAGAAGCACTTCATAGAAAGTGTTTTTTAAAGTTAGAAGGGTCAGAGGTTCCTCACGTAGGTGTAGTCATGGGTGTCTGCTTGTTTCTATTGcatatattaactaaataatattattattcttttacagTGAACctgacaacaacaacaaactgtaggtgttttataaaaagaatgaaAGAAATGTCTATCAAAGAAAACAAGAAGCAAAAGCCATTTTCCGAAAGATTAGATACTGCTACTTCACTAAGTAATAGCCaattgtttgttaaaaatttttgcAACATTACTCATCAAGCACAAGATTTTATTCTTATGCAGTTGAAACTGGCAGGTAAAAAGAAGAAAGCAATGCGATACACCACAAATGAAAAGcttttatcattatcactaaTGAAGGAAAGCCCTAAAGGATATAGGCTATTACAAAAGATATTTAACTTGCCTACTAAAAGAACTCTAAATCGCCTTGCTGAAAACATAACATTTGATGTGGGcataaatgataatatttttaaaatattaaaaaacaaagctCAAAAATGGACCACAAAGAAAAAATTGTGTTCAATCCTGTTTGATGAAGTAGCTCTCACGCCTCATCTCACATATGTTGAGTCACAAGATGAAATAAGGGGCTTTAAGGACCTTGGGAATAACagagaatttaaattttgtgaTCATGCTCTGGTATTCATGTTAAGAGGAGTCTGCTCAAAGTGGAGACAacctatttcattttatttttgtgaggGTACTACTGCAGCTGTTACAGTTGTACAGATTTTGAAAGAAGTGGTCACAAGAGTATGTGAGTCAAGCTTGATACCCGTGGCTGTTGTGTGTGACCAAGGTTCTACATTTCGAAcagctataaatatattaaagagaGAAACAGAACGCAAAAAGAATTTGAATGAACAACATTATGGTAAGCTTTTCCTAATTTGTTGCTAACTGGTTCTGGTCTGTTGATCAGTTTTCATAAATCTCATAAGACAATGAACACTCAACTGGCATATGTATTTGAAAATTTGGCAATGTGATTGTAACCTAAGGAATAgaaatttgcaaaataaaacctgcagtggacgtccatcggctgatatgatgatgatgacgatgagtgttataaacaggGTGAAAACTTAAACTAATTTTGTTGCAGATTAAAATGCAGGTCTCAACTAGTATATCTATAAATGtacatagatagatataaaCAACTTGATATTCATTgtttaactaaatatatttaattttcagatGGAACTGTTGAGATATTCAATCAGGAATTAAATGTGGTGTATGATCCACCACATTTACTAAAAGGActaagaaataattttttaaacaaggATATGATCTTTAAAGGGAGGATTGCCACTTGGAGTGACATACTCTCAGTTTACAATGCAGATTGCCAATTAGGTCACACAAGAATGAATAAAAAGTTAACAGATCACCATGTTTACACtgagtaaatgaaaaaaattaaagtgtctgtgGCTGCCCAAGCTTTAAGTGAGACAACCAGTGGATTGCTCAAATACACTTCATTATTTAGTGAGTCCTAAATTttcttaacaatatttttatatgaatatttaacCAGGGGTGAAAGTTTGGATCATGAGAGTCTGGAttaaaaccacgttatttgttagtgtcattggctatatttcatcctcgttttctcacggaaacgggaactacgcaaatAAAACTGtgtggcgtccgctagtgatgaaTACATCACCCCTATTTTCCCAACCTTAGAG
This genomic window from Bicyclus anynana unplaced genomic scaffold, ilBicAnyn1.1 scaffold_29_1, whole genome shotgun sequence contains:
- the LOC112045515 gene encoding uncharacterized protein LOC112045515, with the protein product MKEMSIKENKKQKPFSERLDTATSLSNSQLFVKNFCNITHQAQDFILMQLKLAGKKKKAMRYTTNEKLLSLSLMKESPKGYRLLQKIFNLPTKRTLNRLAENITFDVGINDNIFKILKNKAQKWTTKKKLCSILFDEVALTPHLTYVESQDEIRGFKDLGNNREFKFCDHALVFMLRGVCSKWRQPISFYFCEGTTAAVTVVQILKEVVTRVCESSLIPVAVVCDQGSTFRTAINILKRETERKKNLNEQHYETYVDGETVSATMKTTSEAVLLIDQLFGSVDGSQRDSVKGKLRGPVKPNSNQFDFWNEAKAILKNIQFIDKNSRRAQKNKKTYKVKSSFS